One Mercenaria mercenaria strain notata chromosome 12, MADL_Memer_1, whole genome shotgun sequence DNA segment encodes these proteins:
- the LOC128547587 gene encoding uncharacterized protein LOC128547587 has protein sequence MNLMDDTLADESGIPFLSSADDIPVHSTPIKGIKIPLPSTKNVMKQLMSKPGIYEDYTDSESLQSIRHSDLHPRVKGQHSVQKSQSQNVRLVEGGNFVRQSNDYKSSGKHTVKRVQDLSDIDNLRQKSRNSVDRVFQSERSRSPKLDRRSAVSDHGDVFKRPKDVPKRYMLAAEDEKSNFLGRTENCDTTLEQDNRSRHGSGRVTAENMNSYAFSSYENRSKYLSVEQKGPQSSEVTNSRPETKNQEHQYTLKERTVDDSTGIDHSSGPGSMKEENTKFSRETRDSGRERRRFSIGSPLQGGSSGASYNRTLSSSKQVRFVVT, from the exons ATGAATCTGATGGATGACACATTGGCTGACGAATCTG GTATTCCTTTTCTATCAAGTGCAGATGACATACCTGTCCACAGTACACCTATAAAG GGCATAAAGATACCTCTTCCTTCAACAAAGAATGTGATGAAACAGCTTATGTCCAAACCTGGAATATACGAGGACTACACAGATTCTGAGAGCTTACAGTCCATTAGGCACTCTGACCTCCACcctagggtcaaaggtcaacatagTGTACAGAAAAGTCAAAGTCAAAATGTAAGACTTGTGGAAGGAGGGAATTTTGTAAGACAAAGTAATGATTACAAAAGCAGTGGGAAACATACTGTTAAAAGAGTTCAGGACCTTTCTGATATTGATAATTTAAGGCAGAAATCCAGAAATTCTGTTGATAGGGTGTTTCagtctgaaaggtcaaggtcaccaaaacTAGACCGAAGAAGTGCAGTGTCAGATCATGGAGACGTTTTCAAGAGACCAAAGGATGTACCAAAAAGATACATGCTTGCTGCTGAAGATGAAAAGAGTAATTTTTTAGGAAGAACAGAAAACTGTGATACAACTTTAGAACAAGATAATAGATCAAGACATGGCAGTGGGAGGGTCACTGCTGAGAACATGAACTCTTACGCATTTTCGAGCTATGAAAAtaggtcaaaatatttatctgttGAACAGAAGGGGCCGCAGAGCTCTGAAGTTACAAACAGCAGACCTGAAACAAAGAACCAAGAACATCAGTATACATTAAAGGAAAGAACAGTTGATGATAGTACTGGTATAGATCATTCTTCAGGACCAGGCAGCATGAAAGAGGAGAACACAAAATTTAGTAGAGAAACGAGAGATTCCGGTAGGGAGAGGAGAAGGTTTTCCATCGGTAGTCCACTACAGGGTGGTAGTTCTGGTGCTTCATACAATAGGACACTTTCATCTTCTAAACAGGTTAGATTTGTTGTTACTTAG
- the LOC123533719 gene encoding protein hook homolog has protein sequence MSELENTTLHKQRQEIQLLMGELKDRDRELSDMMTSHQQQLVAWQQDRDRLTSLERKCTQYEEELRMKASQLRNALGNLKAMKSTESENKRDLEKFRSTLDRLSQENSQYKEEISQLQGLNETLQGNVNNLSNKVGKLEAREEELTTSLRLKEKDISSATGHMRELSERLQQLDLKCKECQDREREALKEKQDWKQKYENTKDEFNTLAAEMDHRRKEAVRLAEENKSARQQLALIQKEAGMMERCKDELIDSMRVKQERTDTQLRSLRELYDRQVREVASLQLQLDNSKELIYRQQNSIDEQQLSSSYQGRLSQASEYSLERSSASQRQPGRTKSSPSLSSKYREPDMTGSHQHTQSSGYQSQLYENQTGNHPLPNTLENNYADLTGSKQSSRLYQENISERNSQTGKTENQSRHFDSQKLKESDNRVKNTEYPNVESNVKRSNSKPESPDTSDATRELLTNNFHSVPKDHEPSTKVGHTPPKAQTKLVFDSPKRQDGYVIHETTIEIYTEEKNPSSQKPSFDCELSENALKAIERAENMLTKHSDTHKDQVRTDIETEKSETDCGNNNGAKSDFEENLDDMFQRVKLDENFTEEGREAYCDKEFEKKYTFDNKLCSFLEDLDDIDDSIWDEKPTKSANVSTVESSPASKLRKLLIESQQMIQSLEKSSDSPIQIKTRDSTEQIGVSVSTGGENVQQKSN, from the exons ATGTCGGAACTAGAGAACACAACATTACATAAACAGCGGCAGGAAATACAGCTGCTGATGGGAGAGCTGAAGGATCGGGATCGGGAACTCAGCGACATGATGACATCACATCAACAACAGCTGGTTGCCTGGCAACAGGACAGAGATAGACTGACTTCACTAGAAAGGAAATGTACACAGTATGAAG AGGAGCTACGTATGAAGGCGTCTCAGTTACGTAATGCTCTCGGCAATCTGAAGGCGATGAAGTCAACAGAGAGTGAGAACAAGAGGGACCTGGAGAAATTCAGATCAACACTAGACAGATTATCTCAGGAAAATAGCCAGTATAAGGAAGAGATCAGTCAGCTACAG GGTTTAAATGAGACTTTACAAGGGAATGTGAACAATTTATCAAACAAAGTGGGGAAACTAGAAGCTCGGGAGGAGGAACTAACTACCAGTCTCAGGTTAAAG GAGAAGGATATTTCATCAGCAACAGGACACATGAGAGAGTTGAGTGAACGTCTGCAGCAGCTGGACCTCAAATGTAAAGAGTGTCAGGACAGAGAAAGGGAGGCCCTGAAAGAGAAACAAGactggaaacaaaaatatgaaaatacaaaagatgAATTCAACACATTGGCCG CTGAAATGGATCACAGACGGAAAGAAGCTGTAAGATTAGCCGAAGAGAACAAGTCAGCAAGGCAACAGCTTGCACTGATACAAAAAGAAGCTG GCATGATGGAGAGATGTAAAGATGAGCTGATTGATTCTATGAGGGTAAAGCAGGAGAGAACAGATACACAGCTACGCAGTCTTAGAGAG TTATATGATAGACAAGTGCGGGAGGTGGCCAGTCTACAGCTACAGCTTGATAACTCTAAGGAGTTGATATACAGACAGCAGAACAGCATTGATGAGCAACA GTTGAGTAGTTCCTATCAAGGGAGGTTAAGTCAAGCTTCAGAATACTCCCTTGAACGGTCTTCAGCAAGTCAGAGACAGCCAGGAAGAACTAAGTCTTCACCATCACTTTCTAGTAAATACCGTGAACCAGACATGACTGGTTCACACCAACACACTCAAAGCTCAGGGTACCAGTCACAACTATATGAAAACCAGACTGGGAATCATCCATTGCCAAATACATTAGAAAATAATTATGCTGACTTGACTGGTTCCAAGCAGTCAAGCAGACTGTATCAAGAAAATATTAGCGAGAGAAATTCACAAACAGGAAAAACTGAAAACCAGTCAAGGCATTTTGATTCCCAGAAATTAAAAGAAAGTGACAACAGAGTGAAAAATACTGAATATCCAAATGTAGAATCAAATGTTAAGAGAAGCAattcaaaaccagaaagtcctGATACGAGTGATGCAACTAGAGAATTGCTTACAAATAATTTTCATTCTGTACCAAAAGACCATGAACCTAGTACCAAAGTTGGTCATACTCCACCAAAAGCTCAAACAAAACTTGTATTTGACTCTCCAAAGAGGCAAGATGGGTATGTAATACATGAGACCACAATTGAGATTTACACCgaagaaaaaaatccaagttCGCAGAAACCGTCATTTGACTGTGAATtaagtgaaaatgcattaaaagcCATTGAAAGAGCTGAAAACATGCTGACCAAACATAGTGATACACACAAAGATCAGGTTAGAACTGATATTGAAACAGAAAAAAGTGAAACAGACTGTGGAAATAATAATGGTGCTAAAAGTGATTTTGAAGAGAACTTAGATGATATGTTTCAAAGAGTTAAATTGGATGAAAATTTTACTGAGGAAGGCCGAGAAGCATACTGTGATAAAGAGTTTGAAAAGAAGTATACATTTGACAACAAATTGTGCTCATTTCTTGAGGACCTGGATGATATTGATGACAGTATATGGGatgaaaaaccaacaaaaagtgcCAATGTATCAACa GTTGAATCATCTCCTGCCAGTAAATTACGCAAATTGCTCATAGAATCTCAGCAGATGATCCAGAGTTTGGAAAAATCATCAGATTCACCAATACAG